In a single window of the Helicoverpa zea isolate HzStark_Cry1AcR chromosome 9, ilHelZeax1.1, whole genome shotgun sequence genome:
- the LOC124632934 gene encoding uncharacterized protein LOC124632934, with protein sequence MNERTLISLVQQYTELYDPEDPHYHDDQCRMSIWEEIGRNTNEKPLACKEKWKKIRENFRKAINLRKSKSEQGLKNFKPIRHGKELRFLIPYLEPNESEDLTKLLSISSDDEEEDSNITPPPKTKTVSVNKISKTKKTENIPEPENQQPVFKSYLPVEKIYTPERQEEKDPTVEFFKNLGETVKTFPPDVRVRVKRAVFSIVSEAEEEMVTREVGDRKP encoded by the exons atgaatgaaaGAACATTGATATCTCTAGTACAacagtatacggaactgtatgACCCGGAAGATCCACATTATCATGATGATCAGTGCCGAATGAGTATATGGGAAGAGATTGGGAGGAATACGAATGAAAAGC CCTTAGCATGTAAAGAGAAATGGAAAAAGATTCGTGAAAACTTTAGAAAGGCAATTAACCTAAGAAAAAGTAAAAGCGAACAAGGTTTAAAAAACTTCAAGCCTATACGACACGGTAAAGAACTAAGATTTCTCATCCCATACCTTGAACCAAACGAGTCAGAAGATTTGACAAAATTACTATCTATATCTAGTGATGATGAAGAAGAAGATAGTAACATTACACCACCACCAAAAACTAAAACCGTATCAGTCAATAAAATTAGCAAAAcgaaaaaaacagaaaatattcCCGAACCTGAAAATCAACAGCCTGTATTCAAATCGTACTTACctgtagaaaaaatatacacCCCCGAAAGGCAGGAAGAAAAAGACCCTACTGTGGAGTTTTTCAAAAATCTGGGGGAAACTGTGAAGACGTTTCCACCTGATGTTCGAGTGCGGGTTAAGAGAGCAGTTTTTAGTATAGTTAGCGAAGCTGAAGAAGAAATGGTTACGAGGGAAGTTGGAGATCGTAAGCCGTGA